One segment of Brassica napus cultivar Da-Ae chromosome C3, Da-Ae, whole genome shotgun sequence DNA contains the following:
- the LOC106364546 gene encoding glutamine-dependent NAD(+) synthetase: MRLLKVATCNLNQWAMDFECNMSNIKASIVQAKAAGAAIRLGPELEVTGYGCEDHFLELDTVTHAWDCLKELLLGDWTNDILCSIGMPVIKGAERYNCQVLCMNKRIIMIRPKMCLANDGNYRELRWFTAWKQRGELEEFHLPIEISEALSQESVPFGYGYIQFIDTAVAAEVCEELFSPVPPHAELALNGVEVFMNASGSHHQLRKLDIRLNAFMGATHARGGVYMYSNQQGCDGGRLYYDGCACIVVNGDVVAQGSQFSLKDVEVITSQVDLDAVASLRGSISSFQEQASCKVKVSSVYVPCRLTQSFNLKMTLSSPKKIMYHSPQEEIAFGPACWLWDYLRRSGASGFLLPLSGGADSSSVAAIVGCMCQLVVKEIANGDEQVKTDAKRIGNYTNGEFPSDSKEFAKRIFYTVFMGSENSSEATKMRAKQLADEIGAWHLDVCIDGVVSAVLTLFQTVTGMRPRYKVDGGSNVENLGLQNIQARMRMVLAFMLASLLPWVHSKPGFYLVLGSSNVDEGLRGYLTKYDCSSADINPIGSISKQDLRLFLRWAATNLGYQSLAEIEAAPPTAELEPIRSDYSQLDEVDMGMTYEELSVYGRMRKIFRCGPVSMFKNLCYKWGTKLSPAEVAEKVKYFFKYYSINRHKMTVLTPSYHAESYSPEDNRFDLRQFLYNSKWPYQFKKIDEIVDGLNGDSVAFPGEEASYGKEVGVVAANSGDPSAGL; encoded by the exons ATGAGGCTTTTGAAAGTAGCGACGTGTAACTTGAACCAATGGGCTATGGACTTCGAATGCAACATGAGTAACATCAAGGCTTCCATTGTCCAGGCTAAGGCTGCCGGTGCCGCCATCAGGCTTGGTCCTGAGCTTGAGGTCACTGGTTATGGCTGTGAGGATCACTTCTTGGAGCTAGACACCGTCACTCACGC GTGGGATTGTTTAAAGGAATTGCTGCTTGGTGATTGGACTAATGATATATTATGTAGCATAGGAATGCCTGTGATTAAAGGAGCAGAGCGGTATAACTGTCAGGTTCTCTGTATGAACAAAAGAATCATCATGATTCGACCAAAGATGTGCCTCGCCAACGATGGAAACTACAGGGAGCTGAGGTGGTTCACGGCTTGGAAGCAGAGAGGAGAGCTCGAAGAGTTTCACCTCCCCATTGAAATCTCAGAGGCCTTGTCACAGGAATCCGTTCCTTTTGGATATGGTTACATCCAGTTTATCGACAC AGCTGTTGCAGCTGAAGTCTGTGAGGAACTGTTTAGTCCAGTTCCTCCTCATGCTGAGCTTGCGTTGAACGGTGTGGAGGTGTTTATGAATGCGAGTGGGAGTCATCACCAGCTAAGAAAGCTTGATATTCGTTTGAATGCTTTCATGGGGGCTACTCACGCTCGCGGTGGGGTTTATATGTACAGTAATCAACAGGGATGCGATGGTGGCCGCTTATACTACG ATGGATGTGCATGCATTGTTGTAAATGGGGATGTTGTAGCTCAAGGGTCACAGTTCTCGTTGAAGGACGTTGAGGTCATCACTTCCCAAGTGGACCTAGATGCG GTTGCTAGTCTTCGCGGATCGATAAGTAGTTTTCAGGAACAAGCAAGTTGTAAGGTGAAAGTATCTTCAGTATACGTGCCCTGTAGGCTGACTCAGTCCTTCAACCTAAAAATGACACTAAGCAGTCCAAAGAAG ATTATGTACCACTCTCCACAAGAAGAAATAGCCTTTGGTCCTGCTTGCTGGTTATGGGACTATTTGAGAAGAAGCGGCGCTTCAGGGTTTTTACTTCCCCTTTCTGGTGGAGCAGACAGCTCGTCTGTGGCAGCTATTGTTGGATGCATGTGCCAACTTGTTGTTAAAG agattgcaaatggagatgaGCAAGTGAAAACTGATGCGAAACGGATTGGGAACTATACTAATGGAGAGTTTCCATCTGATAGCAAAGAGTTTGCTAAGCGAATATTTTACACTGTGTTTATGGGGTCTGAAAACAG TTCTGAGGCGACAAAAATGCGTGCAAAGCAGCTGGCAGACGAGATCGGTGCATGGCATCTTGATGTTTGCATAGATGGCGTTGTCTCTGCGGTTCTAACTTTATTTCAAACGGTTACTGGCATGCGTCCTCGGTATAAG GTTGATGGAGGATCAAACGTTGAGAATCTTGGGTTGCAGAACATTCAAGCACGGATGAGAATGGTGTTAGCGTTTATGTTAGCGTCTCTCTTGCCTTGGGTTCATAGCAAACCAGGCTTTTACCTTGTTCTAGGCAGCTCCAATGTTGATGAAGGACTTCGTGGTTACCTGACAAAG TATGATTGTAGCTCAGCAGACATAAACCCCATAGGAAGTATTAGTAAACAGGATCTGAGGTTGTTCCTAAGATGGGCTGCAACGAATCTTGGTTATCAGTCCTTGGCAGAGATAGAAGCTGCTCCACCAACAGCTGAGCTTGAGCCCATTCGTTCTGACTATTCTCAG CTTGATGAAGTCGACATGGGAATGACATATGAAGAGCTCTCAGTCTATGgaaggatgaggaagatattcCGGTGTGGCCCAGTTTCCATGTTCAAG AATCTATGTTACAAGTGGGGAACAAAGCTAAGCCCAGCAGAAGTAGCTGAGAAAGTGAAGTACTTCTTCAAGTATTATTCGATCAATCGACACAAGATGACTGTCCTCACACCGTCCTACCACGCTGAG AGTTACTCTCCAGAGGACAACAGGTTCGATCTGAGGCAGTTTCTGTATAATAGCAAGTGGCCATACCAGTTCAAGAAGATTGACGAGATTGTTGACGGCCTAAATGGTGACTCAGTTGCTTTTCCAGGAGAAGAAGCAAGCTACGGCAAAGAAGTTGGAGTCGTGGCTGCAAATTCCGGTGATCCAAGCGCGGGTCTCTGA
- the LOC106453370 gene encoding mediator of RNA polymerase II transcription subunit 9 gives MDQFSGGGNWSMIPNVQSQGNFGTPTNQDHLFLQQQQQQQQPQQFHHPQQQTQQQQFQPQQQQQQEMQFQQFQQQQFIQQQQFHHQQHRLLHSPQQQQPQSSLQSPPPQQTVVHTPQSMMHTPQQQQQLVHTPQQSVQTPQQHQSLASHFHLYPLVEKLSDAVETGTRDQNSDALVSELNGHFDKCQQLLNSISGSLGSKTTMTVDGQKRNLEESEQLLQQRRDLIMEYRKSIEDLVKIEP, from the exons ATGGATCAGTTCTCAGGAGGAGGCAATTGGTCGATGATCCCCAACGTTCAGTCGCAGGGTAACTTCGGTACACCCACCAATCAAGACCATCTATTCCTCCagcaacagcaacaacaacaacaaccacaaCAGTTTCATCATCCACAACAACAAACCCAGCAGCAGCAATTCCagccacaacaacaacaacaacaagagatgCAGTTCCAGCAATTCCAACAACAACAGTTCATTCAACAGCAGCAGTTCCATCACCAGCAGCACCGTCTGCTACATTCTCCTCAGCAGCAGCAGCCGCAATCGTCTTTGCAATCCCCTCCGCCGCAGCAGACGGTGGTTCATACTCCGCAATCGATGATGCACACAccgcagcagcagcaacagttGGTGCATACTCCGCAGCAATCGGTTCAGACTCCGCAGCAGCACCAGTCTTTAGCTTCCCATTTCCATCTCTATCCG TTGGTGGAGAAACTATCAGATGCAGTTGAAACTGGAACACGAGATCAGAACTCTGATGCCCTG GTGAGTGAATTGAACGGTCATTTTGACAAGTGTCAACAGCTGTTAAATTCGATTTCAGGATCTCTAGGATCTAAAACTACTATG ACTGTAGATGGACAAAAGAGAAATCTAGAAGAAAGTGAGCAACTGCTTCAACAAAGAAG GGACTTGATTATGGAATATAGGAAATCTATTGAAGACCTTGTCAAGATAGAGCCTTAG